One Magnetococcales bacterium genomic window carries:
- a CDS encoding DUF485 domain-containing protein, whose protein sequence is MVKESGDDSAQFKRILSNPKYHELVRKRRRFAWTLSIIMLVIYYAFIVVIAFKPAILATQITSDSIITIGIPIGVGIILSAFILTWIFVMRANGAYDRLTSEIKELSK, encoded by the coding sequence ATGGTCAAAGAGAGTGGCGATGATTCAGCTCAATTCAAAAGAATCCTCAGCAATCCGAAGTACCATGAACTGGTTCGCAAGCGAAGACGGTTTGCCTGGACTTTGTCCATCATCATGCTGGTCATCTACTATGCTTTCATTGTGGTGATTGCGTTCAAGCCTGCCATCCTGGCCACGCAGATTACTTCTGACAGCATCATCACCATTGGTATTCCCATCGGAGTGGGGATTATTCTGTCAGCGTTTATCCTGACCTGGATTTTTGTGATGCGTGCCAATGGTGCTTATGATAGATTAACGAGTGAAATAAAGGAGTTATCGAAATGA